The following are from one region of the Methanococcoides methylutens genome:
- a CDS encoding 30S ribosomal protein S3ae, whose translation MAKKRVQRKLDKWKSKEWYNIVAPKFIGSNHIGVTPTDEPEKLLGRIVETTVGELTNDFSKHNIKLKLEIDNVTGDVANTRFIGHEITTDYLRSIVKRQTSRIDANLNVKTKDGYKIRVKPICFTVKRARTSQIKGLRDVMTETVVKRASELDFEQFVEEAIVGKLSANIYRKSKSIYPLRRVEIRKTEVQVVPPHAVATPVVEEAPVVEEAPVVEETPVVEEAPEVVETPTTEE comes from the coding sequence TTGGCAAAAAAGAGAGTACAAAGGAAGCTGGATAAGTGGAAATCAAAAGAGTGGTATAACATCGTTGCACCAAAGTTCATCGGTAGCAACCATATCGGTGTAACCCCAACTGACGAACCGGAGAAACTTCTCGGTCGTATTGTGGAGACCACCGTTGGTGAACTCACCAACGATTTCTCAAAGCACAACATCAAACTCAAACTTGAGATCGATAACGTAACCGGTGATGTGGCAAACACAAGATTCATTGGCCACGAGATCACAACCGATTATCTGCGTTCCATCGTAAAGCGCCAGACTTCCAGAATTGATGCAAATCTCAATGTCAAGACAAAGGATGGTTACAAGATAAGGGTCAAACCTATCTGCTTTACAGTCAAGAGAGCAAGGACAAGCCAGATCAAAGGCCTCAGGGATGTCATGACCGAAACAGTAGTAAAACGAGCATCAGAACTCGACTTCGAGCAGTTCGTAGAAGAAGCTATTGTCGGTAAACTTTCCGCAAACATCTACAGGAAATCAAAATCCATCTACCCACTGAGAAGGGTAGAGATCAGGAAGACCGAAGTTCAGGTAGTCCCACCACACGCAGTAGCAACTCCAGTAGTTGAAGAAGCTCCAGTAGTTGAAGAAGCTCCAGTAGTTGAAGAAACTCCAGTAGTTGAAGAAGCTCCGGAAGTTGTAGAAACACCTACAACTGAGGAATGA